A stretch of the uncultured Trichococcus sp. genome encodes the following:
- the leuS gene encoding leucine--tRNA ligase gives MGYTHKTIEKKWQKYWADNRTFKTTEGGGKPKYYVLDMFPYPSGQGLHVGHPEGYTATDIVARAKRAQGFNVLHPMGWDAFGLPAEQYALDTGNDPADFTELNIKTFKRQIQSLGFSYDWSREINTTDPSYYKWTQWIFTKLYEQGLAYEAEVSVNWCPALGTVLANEEVVDGVSERGGHPVYRKPMRQWMLKITAYAERLLDDLELVDWPESIKEMQRNWIGRSEGSNVTFKIKDTDKDFTVFTTRPDTLYGATYAVMAPELPLVKEIMSEQQAEAVEAYIDSVSLKSDLDRTELAKEKTGVFTGAYAINPVNGKEIPIWIADYVLATYGTGAIMAVPAHDTRDYEFAKKFDLEIIPVLEGGNVEEEAYTEDGLHINSDFLNGLDKATAIAKMNDWLSENGLGEKVVSYRLRDWLFSRQRYWGEPIPVIHWEDGTSTTVPENELPLLLPKTDQVKPSGTGESPLAVIDEWVNVVDPATGMKGRRETNTMPQWAGSSWYFLRFMDPHNRNDLASKERLDYWQNVDLYIGGAEHAVLHLLYARFWHKFLYDIGIVPTKEPFQKLYNQGMILGENNEKMSKSKGNVVNPDDIVERYGADTLRMYEMFMGPLDASSTWSEGGIEGSRKFLDRIWRLLLDENDKMRDRITTINTHELDKVYHQTVKKVTEDYDNLHFNTAISQMMIFINEAYKVEALPFEYVTGFVQLLAPIAPHFSEELWVKLGKPEGISYVAWPTYDEAFLVEDEIEVVFQINGKVKTKEMVPSAISNEDMIAMALENSIIKEGIEGKTVRKTIAIPGKLVNVVAN, from the coding sequence ATGGGTTATACGCATAAAACGATCGAGAAAAAATGGCAAAAATATTGGGCAGACAACCGCACCTTCAAAACGACCGAAGGGGGCGGGAAACCAAAATATTATGTACTGGATATGTTCCCTTACCCATCCGGACAAGGCTTGCATGTAGGCCATCCGGAAGGCTATACGGCGACGGATATCGTTGCCCGTGCTAAACGCGCGCAAGGTTTCAATGTATTGCATCCGATGGGATGGGATGCTTTCGGATTGCCTGCTGAGCAATATGCGCTGGATACCGGTAACGATCCGGCTGATTTTACCGAGCTTAACATCAAAACTTTCAAGCGCCAGATCCAATCGCTAGGGTTCAGCTATGATTGGAGCCGCGAAATCAATACAACGGATCCAAGCTACTACAAATGGACGCAATGGATTTTCACAAAATTGTACGAACAAGGGTTGGCTTATGAGGCGGAAGTTTCCGTCAACTGGTGTCCGGCTTTGGGCACGGTACTTGCCAACGAAGAAGTGGTCGACGGTGTCAGCGAACGAGGCGGCCATCCGGTCTACCGCAAACCGATGAGACAGTGGATGCTGAAAATCACGGCTTATGCAGAACGTTTGCTGGACGATCTGGAATTGGTGGACTGGCCTGAGAGCATCAAAGAGATGCAACGGAACTGGATCGGACGTTCGGAAGGCTCGAACGTCACTTTCAAGATTAAAGATACCGATAAAGACTTCACGGTCTTCACGACCAGACCGGACACGTTGTACGGCGCGACCTATGCGGTTATGGCACCTGAATTGCCGTTGGTGAAGGAAATCATGTCCGAGCAACAAGCCGAAGCCGTCGAAGCTTACATCGATTCCGTTTCACTGAAGAGCGATCTTGACCGTACAGAACTTGCAAAAGAAAAGACCGGTGTATTCACTGGTGCTTATGCGATCAATCCGGTCAACGGCAAAGAAATCCCGATCTGGATCGCCGATTATGTATTGGCGACATACGGAACCGGCGCCATCATGGCTGTTCCTGCCCATGATACGCGTGATTATGAATTTGCCAAAAAATTCGACTTGGAGATCATTCCGGTTCTTGAAGGCGGAAACGTCGAAGAAGAAGCCTATACGGAAGATGGCTTACACATCAACTCCGACTTCTTGAACGGATTGGATAAAGCGACAGCAATCGCGAAGATGAATGACTGGTTGTCCGAAAACGGACTGGGTGAAAAAGTGGTTTCCTATCGTCTGCGTGACTGGTTGTTCTCGAGACAAAGATACTGGGGCGAGCCGATCCCTGTCATCCACTGGGAAGACGGTACATCGACAACAGTTCCTGAGAATGAACTGCCGTTGCTGTTGCCGAAGACCGATCAGGTAAAACCGAGCGGAACAGGGGAATCCCCGCTCGCCGTCATCGATGAGTGGGTCAATGTGGTCGATCCTGCGACAGGCATGAAAGGCAGACGCGAAACGAACACAATGCCGCAATGGGCGGGCAGCTCATGGTACTTCCTGCGCTTCATGGATCCGCATAACCGCAACGATCTTGCTTCTAAAGAAAGACTGGACTATTGGCAGAACGTCGACCTGTATATAGGGGGTGCCGAGCATGCGGTGCTTCATCTGCTGTATGCGCGCTTCTGGCACAAATTCCTTTATGATATCGGCATCGTTCCGACGAAAGAGCCGTTCCAAAAATTGTACAACCAGGGCATGATTTTGGGCGAAAACAATGAAAAAATGTCCAAATCAAAAGGGAATGTCGTCAATCCGGATGACATTGTGGAACGCTATGGCGCAGACACGCTCCGCATGTACGAAATGTTCATGGGACCTTTGGATGCATCATCGACATGGAGCGAAGGCGGCATCGAAGGCAGCCGCAAGTTCCTGGATCGCATTTGGCGCCTGCTTCTGGATGAGAATGACAAGATGCGGGACCGCATCACAACCATCAACACCCATGAACTGGACAAGGTTTACCATCAGACAGTCAAGAAAGTTACCGAGGATTACGATAATCTGCACTTCAATACGGCAATCTCGCAGATGATGATCTTCATCAACGAGGCTTATAAAGTGGAGGCACTGCCTTTCGAATACGTTACCGGCTTTGTTCAATTGCTTGCGCCGATCGCACCGCACTTCAGTGAAGAACTTTGGGTGAAACTGGGCAAACCAGAAGGTATTTCCTACGTTGCGTGGCCAACGTACGATGAAGCTTTCCTTGTCGAAGACGAAATCGAGGTCGTGTTCCAGATCAACGGTAAAGTAAAAACCAAAGAAATGGTTCCCTCCGCTATTTCCAACGAGGACATGATTGCTATGGCATTGGAAAACAGCATCATCAAGGAAGGTATCGAAGGCAAAACCGTCAGAAAAACCATCGCTATCCCAGGCAAACTGGTCAATGTTGTAGCGAACTAA